Proteins encoded by one window of Salmonirosea aquatica:
- a CDS encoding DUF5977 domain-containing protein, with product MDYLAPIQHQKLALSRNRIVVSADPVVLPAGQSRVDLRYYCELFVQKSFQSAQFESLSRHEASEEPPTANSTTSAGAYFELQTRLDDLLVAAPPPYGADRVQVCDGLTRQFYTSLARYNGDTLLDASLQTSQWAIKAGVAERDYDTYRELFFTRYIGAGCRFLTWQPDHKFVRADQPEWLYFLTNFSPLPTRLLVRVRCLYADNTRETYTALAVDNVSYMTVYAVPVGMAALGLLTRPKTVLRYEVWLSNQDQQSVSEVRSYQVSDEYAEQVRYLLYQNGLGGYDTVPCLANPVESVKVSRQLVDRFVGHDYLPTVAETIIREVAGERQLTLTLGRRIGEAYRTYLEDLLLSQEFYIGDGSDWLPLTPGFDSLVTDHRDEWPIERSLTFRYANAVTRFSRLPRIAQETRATGWRAWTTSCALGAQGLRTGQRIVNELVRYYLDSGENVRPLVTKANVPGTEGYIAPWPTENCAPSTTPYLSVDVSLASVKKKNDCGTGTVGTGWTITVAAGSFGSELSQADAQAKAQAAALALDTQEAANTHGSCIPTTLVPLALQNITTPIFGQFDPVVALLLGGDEVVPNTSTNSTVRYAASGLAAGTYNLDVRVSYSGSPFQPFRLTVPAKGLTSEVLSGNQTYRFSNVVVNWGDADLIVKAIPQ from the coding sequence ATGGACTACCTAGCCCCCATCCAGCACCAGAAGCTCGCCCTGAGCCGTAACCGGATCGTCGTTTCGGCCGACCCCGTCGTGCTGCCCGCCGGGCAGAGCCGCGTGGACCTGCGCTACTACTGCGAGCTGTTCGTCCAGAAGAGCTTCCAATCGGCCCAGTTCGAAAGCCTTTCCCGCCACGAGGCCAGCGAGGAGCCGCCCACGGCCAATAGTACCACGTCGGCCGGGGCTTACTTCGAGCTGCAGACCCGCCTCGATGATTTGCTGGTGGCTGCGCCCCCGCCCTACGGGGCCGACCGGGTGCAGGTCTGCGACGGGCTGACCCGACAGTTCTACACCAGCCTGGCCCGCTACAACGGCGACACGCTGCTCGACGCCAGCCTCCAGACCTCGCAGTGGGCCATCAAGGCCGGCGTCGCCGAGCGCGACTACGATACCTACCGCGAGCTGTTCTTCACCCGCTACATCGGGGCCGGCTGCCGCTTCCTGACCTGGCAGCCCGACCACAAGTTCGTGCGGGCCGACCAGCCCGAGTGGCTCTACTTCCTGACCAATTTCTCGCCCCTGCCCACGCGGCTGCTCGTGCGGGTGCGCTGCCTCTATGCCGACAATACCCGCGAGACCTACACGGCCCTGGCCGTCGACAACGTCAGCTACATGACCGTCTACGCCGTGCCGGTGGGGATGGCCGCGCTCGGGCTGCTCACGCGGCCCAAAACCGTGCTCCGCTACGAGGTATGGCTGTCCAACCAGGACCAGCAAAGTGTGTCGGAGGTGCGCAGCTACCAGGTCTCCGACGAGTACGCCGAGCAGGTCCGCTACCTGCTCTACCAGAACGGCCTGGGCGGCTACGACACCGTGCCCTGCCTGGCCAATCCCGTCGAGAGCGTCAAGGTCAGCCGCCAGCTGGTCGACCGCTTCGTGGGCCACGACTACCTGCCCACCGTGGCCGAGACGATCATCCGCGAGGTGGCCGGCGAACGCCAGCTGACGCTCACGCTGGGCCGCCGCATCGGCGAGGCCTACCGCACCTATCTGGAAGACCTGCTGCTGTCGCAGGAGTTCTACATCGGCGACGGCTCCGACTGGCTGCCGCTCACGCCGGGCTTCGACAGCCTGGTGACCGACCACCGCGACGAGTGGCCCATCGAGCGCAGCCTCACCTTCCGCTACGCCAACGCCGTCACGCGGTTCAGCCGCTTGCCCCGCATCGCCCAGGAGACCCGCGCCACCGGCTGGCGGGCGTGGACCACCTCCTGCGCCCTCGGCGCCCAGGGCCTGCGCACCGGCCAGCGGATCGTCAACGAGCTGGTGCGCTACTACCTGGACAGCGGCGAGAACGTGCGGCCGCTGGTCACCAAGGCCAACGTGCCCGGCACGGAGGGCTACATCGCCCCCTGGCCGACGGAGAACTGCGCCCCCAGCACCACGCCCTACCTGAGCGTCGATGTGTCGCTGGCGTCGGTGAAGAAGAAAAATGACTGCGGCACCGGCACGGTCGGCACCGGCTGGACGATCACCGTGGCGGCGGGCAGCTTCGGCTCCGAGCTGAGCCAGGCCGATGCCCAGGCCAAGGCGCAGGCCGCCGCCCTGGCGCTCGACACCCAGGAGGCCGCCAATACCCACGGCTCGTGCATCCCCACCACCCTGGTACCCCTGGCCTTGCAGAACATCACCACCCCCATCTTCGGCCAGTTCGACCCCGTGGTGGCCCTGCTGCTGGGGGGCGACGAAGTGGTGCCCAACACCAGCACCAACAGCACGGTCCGCTACGCGGCCAGCGGCCTGGCGGCGGGTACCTACAACCTCGATGTGCGGGTGTCCTACTCCGGCTCGCCGTTCCAGCCCTTCCGGCTCACGGTCCCCGCCAAGGGGCTGACCTCCGAGGTATTGTCGGGCAACCAGACCTACCGCTTCTCCAATGTCGTCGTCAACTGGGGCGATGCCGACCTGATCGTTAAAGCCATCCCGCAATGA